The DNA sequence TGAACCTTAGAAATTGACCTAACCATTAGAGGAATTCAGCCAAAACGGACCATGGCAAGATGCTTTTTAAGAGAGAATTTGCTCTGGTTTTACTGAGAGAAAAAAGAAGTATTAGCAGAAGATTACATGAAACTACTATTGAATAGATTAGAAGATGTGGCTAGTTTTTCTTATTTGTGAACATATTAGCAGAAATTACATCATTATTTGTTTACCGGTGAAGCCGAATTGCATGTAGGTGTGGAACCAGATTTGCGTCAACAGTAACATTGTCAGTTAATGAAATAAATAATAAACACTCATGTAAAGGAGTACGCCCCATGTGCAGGTCACTGCAAGGAAAGTAACCAACTGGCTAGCAGTTTTTCAATGGCGATGGCAATTCATATGTATAGATTGAAGTGCCACACCCACTAGACAAAATAGAATAGGTGCCTTCACAAAGATTCTAAGTTTCCAAAAGCCAGTAACTCAATTATATGTGTATAGttagggatgaaaacttgaataCAATGGTTATATATGATACAAATTAAATAGAGATAGTTGTTGTTTTTTGTTTCGAATTCAAACCCGGATATTAATTGTTACATGCATCAAATACACATCGAACAGATAGTCTGGTAGTATTAAAATACTAATATCCGTATCAAATATCCAACTTTGAGTTTCTGTATTTGGATTTCGTTATGAAATTGAATATCTAGACTGGCATAGGCGGACTATCACCTCCCGGCAACCCTGGCCAGCCACCTCGGCTCCTCGACGAATACGCAATTGTTATGCTATCTGAAggattgaaatatattttttctgTAGCAAATACTCCTTATATTAAAATTTGCCCGGGCTCAAAGTCTTGCTTGGTCCGCTAGAAGGAGGCATTAATTAGTATTCTGTGGTTACAGATAAATCCAAACCGACGGAGATGCAGAAAATATATTCATGCCACACCACATCTCACCCCTATGTGCCGACATACGAGCTCAGCGTGCTTTTGGGTGCCTTCAGCCCATCGCCCAAGCTAGTTTCCATTTTACTAAGAAGCATTTTGATCCGGTTGATGGCTTCATGTCGAATCTACACACTGAGAAGGCCGGCCACCGCGCGTGCAAGTATGCTGTCCAATGCAGAAGCCCACTAGCTAGCCTGTTTGCAACTAATCAAGTGATGACCACTCACTAACCAAAGTGGAGACAACACTAGCACTACTCCAGTGCTGTGTCACGATGCATGCAATCAGTGAGTGCCAGGTGGTGGTCACTCCATTTAGCCAAGCTAAGAGCAATCATTGCTCCCTCATCAGTGTCACCagcactagctagctagctatataAGCACCACCAGCCTAGCTTATAGGAGAGGGCAACACACAGCAGCAGCCTCGCTCACCACAAACACAGTGTGTAAGCAAACTGATTCACACTAGTGGAGCTAGCTAGTAGAGGTTGTTAATAATCACCAAACGATACGATGAGGCCACTCCTTGTTTCGCTTGCTCTGATTTTCGTGGTTGCCGGTGTGGCGCATGGCGCCGGGGAGTGCGGGAGAGCCTCCGCTGACAGGGTGGCGCTGAGGCTGGCGCCATGCGTCTCGGCCGCCGACGACCCGCAGTCGACGCCGACCAGCAGCTGCTGCTCCGCCGTGCACGCCATCGGGCAGAGCCCCAGCTGCCTGTGCGCCGTCATGCTGTCCGGCACCGCCAGGGCTGCTGGGATCAAGCCGGAGGTCGCCATTACCATCCCCAAGCGCTGCAACATGGCCGATCGCCCCGTCGGCTACAAGTGCGGAGGTACGTGGTGTACATGCATATATATTtcaaagaatatatatatatatatatatatatatatatatatatatatatatatatatatatatatatatatatatatatatatatatatatatatatatatatatatatataacgtaTCCTGTGCAATCCAGCTTCGtgtgcaacctatgcaaccacCAATTAAGGCCACAGGATCTAGATCCAATGTCTGCGATTTTTTTCACATAAACCCTTCCATCTGGATACACACGGGTTAGATTTAAACCCACAGGTGGAGGGGTTTAAGTGAAAAAAATTTCAGACGTTAGATCTAGATCCTGTGATTTTAATTGgtggttgcataggttgcacacgaagctgagttgcatatgatacgttgtcatatatatatatatatatacacaagtgctaggt is a window from the Sorghum bicolor cultivar BTx623 chromosome 5, Sorghum_bicolor_NCBIv3, whole genome shotgun sequence genome containing:
- the LOC110435404 gene encoding non-specific lipid-transfer protein-like, which translates into the protein MRPLLVSLALIFVVAGVAHGAGECGRASADRVALRLAPCVSAADDPQSTPTSSCCSAVHAIGQSPSCLCAVMLSGTARAAGIKPEVAITIPKRCNMADRPVGYKCGDYTLP